The Triticum aestivum cultivar Chinese Spring chromosome 7B, IWGSC CS RefSeq v2.1, whole genome shotgun sequence genome window below encodes:
- the LOC123161652 gene encoding sinapine esterase: protein MMAPLVRRLFLVALALLPAFSAAAEPRYTAVFSFGDSLADTGNEFALTGGATGNTPPYGDTFFGVPTGRASDGRLVLDFVVEALGLPHPRPYFAGETMADFQQGVNFAYGRSTALGPEFFESKGFTLFMPVSLENQTEWFRNVLQLAGSVEEQRKLMATSLVMMGEMGIHDYLIFITGKLTEAEIRTFVPHIVGAIRSVITEVIDAGAKTVVVRGMIPLGCQPLMLALFEGTGADYNRATGCLTRLNDLARKHNHALMGMILELRRAYRGTGVSILYADQMDPVIKLVFEPSKYGFGDKPLAACCGGSGTYNFDPTFATLCGMPGANKCADPSKYVSWDGIHLTDAANRHVAGNVLRSIVLRQTPYMAHLSSS from the exons ATGATGGCGCCACTAGTTCGACGTCTCTTCCTCGTGGCGCTGGCGCTTCTCCccgccttctccgccgccgccgagccgcgtTACACCGCCGTGTTCAGCTTTGGCGACTCGCTTGCCGACACCGGGAACGAGTTTGCGCTTACAGGCGGGGCCACCGGCAACACTCCCCCGTACGGCGACACCTTCTTCGGCGTCCCAACCGGCCGTGCGTCCGACGGCCGGCTCGTCCTCGACTTCGTAG TTGAGGCGCTGGGGTTGCCGCACCCGCGGCCGTATTTCGCCGGCGAGACCATGGCGGACTTCCAGCAGGGCGTGAACTTTGCGTACGGCAGGTCGACGGCTCTTGGCCCGGAGTTCTTCGAGAGCAAAGGGTTCACGCTGTTCATGCCCGTCTCGCTCGAAAACCAGACCGAGTGGTTCAGGAATGTTCTACAGCTAGCCGGCTCAGTAGAAG AGCAGAGGAAGCTGATGGCCACGTCGCTGGTGATGATGGGAGAGATGGGAATCCACGACTATCTCATCTTCATCACCGGAAAGCTCACCGAGGCCGAGATCCGGACCTTCGTGCCCCACATCGTCGGCGCCATCCGTTCAGTCATCACC GAGGTGATCGATGCGGGAGCGAAAACGGTGGTGGTCCGGGGGATGATACCGCTGGGCTGCCAGCCGCTCATGCTCGCCCTCTTCGAGGGCACCGGCGCTGACTACAACCGGGCGACCGGCTGCCTGACGCGGCTCAACGACCTCGCCAGGAAGCACAACCACGCGCTCATGGGCATGATCCTCGAACTCCGGCGCGCCTACCGCGGCACCGGCGTATCCATCCTCTACGCGGACCAGATGGACCCCGTCATCAAACTCGTCTTCGAGCCCAGCAAGTACGGGTTCGGGGACAAGCCCCTGGCGGCGTGCTGCGGAGGGAGCGGCACCTACAACTTCGACCCCACCTTCGCCACCCTCTGCGGCATGCCCGGGGCGAACAAGTGCGCTGACCCGTCCAAGTACGTCTCGTGGGACGGGATACACTTGACCGACGCCGCCAACCGGCATGTCGCCGGAAATGTGCTCAGGTCCATCGTATTGCGGCAAACGCCATATATGGCACACCTCTCCTCCAGCTAG